From Microcoleus sp. FACHB-672, a single genomic window includes:
- a CDS encoding metal ABC transporter ATP-binding protein produces the protein MITVSHLGVQYRTVEALRDASCVVRGGRLTGIIGPNGAGKSTLLKAMLGLVPATSGQVLYGEKTLSEQLQQVAYVPQRSQIDWTYPATVWDVVMMGRVRKTGWFRRFSTVSRQVAANALDRVGMSDYHNRRIGDLSGGQQQRVFLARALAQEAEVFCFDEPFVGIDQKTQAVIFDIFHELASKGKIVLVVNHDLGASITHFDDLILLNTEVVATGSRQQVLSQENLYRAYGGQVMFFSEAA, from the coding sequence ATGATTACCGTTAGTCATTTAGGTGTCCAGTACCGCACGGTAGAGGCGTTGCGCGATGCAAGCTGTGTTGTGCGCGGCGGACGACTCACCGGCATTATTGGGCCAAACGGTGCGGGTAAAAGTACGCTCTTAAAGGCCATGCTAGGATTAGTTCCTGCCACCAGTGGCCAAGTTCTCTACGGGGAGAAAACCCTGTCAGAACAGTTGCAGCAAGTGGCTTATGTGCCGCAACGTTCGCAAATTGACTGGACTTACCCCGCCACTGTCTGGGATGTGGTGATGATGGGACGCGTCAGAAAAACCGGCTGGTTTCGCCGCTTCTCTACAGTCAGCCGGCAAGTTGCTGCAAATGCCTTAGATCGCGTTGGCATGAGTGACTACCACAACCGGCGAATTGGCGATCTTTCCGGTGGACAGCAGCAGCGCGTGTTTCTGGCGAGAGCACTCGCTCAAGAAGCAGAGGTTTTTTGTTTCGATGAGCCGTTTGTTGGCATTGATCAAAAGACTCAAGCTGTAATATTTGATATTTTCCATGAATTAGCATCAAAGGGTAAAATTGTCCTCGTTGTTAACCATGATCTAGGGGCATCAATTACTCACTTTGATGATTTGATTTTGCTGAATACTGAAGTTGTGGCAACCGGCAGCCGGCAGCAAGTTCTCAGTCAAGAAAACTTGTACCGCGCTTACGGGGGTCAAGTCATGTTCTTTTCTGAAGCAGCCTAA